A stretch of the Pseudomonas sp. ACM7 genome encodes the following:
- the ilvC gene encoding ketol-acid reductoisomerase, with protein MKVYYEKDCDLSIIQGKKVAIIGYGSQGHAQACNLKDSGVDVTVGLRKGSATVAKAEAHGLKVTDVASAVAAADLVMILTPDEFQSALYKNEIEPNIKKGATLAFSHGFAIHYNQVVPRADLDVIMIAPKAPGHTVRSEFVKGGGIPDLIAIYQDASGNAKNVALSYAAGVGGGRTGIIETTFKDETETDLFGEQAVLCGGTVELVKAGFETLVEAGYAPEMAYFECLHELKLIVDLMYEGGIANMNYSISNNAEYGEYVTGPEVINAESRQAMRNALKRIQDGEYAKMFISEGATGYPSMTAKRRNNAAHGIEIIGEQLRSMMPWIGANKIVDKAKN; from the coding sequence ATGAAAGTTTATTACGAAAAAGACTGCGACCTGTCGATCATCCAGGGCAAGAAAGTTGCCATCATCGGTTACGGTTCCCAGGGCCACGCTCAAGCGTGCAACCTGAAAGACTCCGGCGTTGACGTTACTGTTGGCCTGCGTAAAGGTTCGGCGACTGTTGCCAAAGCCGAAGCTCACGGCCTGAAAGTGACCGACGTTGCTTCCGCTGTTGCGGCTGCCGACCTGGTCATGATCCTGACCCCGGACGAGTTCCAGTCCGCTCTGTACAAGAACGAAATCGAGCCGAACATCAAGAAAGGCGCCACCCTGGCCTTCTCCCACGGCTTCGCGATCCACTACAACCAGGTTGTTCCGCGCGCTGACCTCGACGTGATCATGATCGCGCCGAAAGCTCCGGGCCACACCGTGCGTTCCGAGTTCGTCAAAGGCGGCGGTATCCCTGACCTGATCGCTATCTATCAGGATGCTTCCGGCAACGCCAAAAACGTTGCACTGTCCTACGCCGCTGGCGTTGGTGGCGGTCGTACCGGCATCATCGAAACCACCTTCAAGGACGAGACTGAAACCGACCTGTTCGGCGAACAAGCCGTTCTGTGCGGCGGTACCGTTGAGCTGGTTAAAGCCGGTTTCGAAACCCTGGTTGAAGCTGGCTACGCGCCGGAAATGGCCTACTTCGAATGCCTGCACGAACTGAAACTGATCGTTGACCTTATGTACGAAGGCGGTATCGCCAACATGAACTACTCGATCTCCAACAACGCTGAATACGGCGAGTACGTGACCGGTCCGGAAGTGATCAACGCCGAATCCCGTCAGGCCATGCGCAACGCCCTGAAACGTATTCAGGACGGCGAATACGCCAAGATGTTCATCAGCGAAGGCGCTACCGGCTATCCTTCGATGACCGCCAAGCGTCGTAACAACGCCGCTCACGGTATCGAAATCATCGGCGAGCAACTGCGCTCCATGATGCCGTGGATCGGTGCCAACAAGATCGTCGACAAAGCTAAAAACTAA
- the ilvN gene encoding acetolactate synthase small subunit, with protein MRHIISLLLENEPGALSRVVGLFSQRNYNIESLTVAPTEDPTLSRLTLTTVGHDEVIEQITKNLNKLIEVVKLVDLSESAHIERELMLVKVKATGAQRAEIKRTTDIYRGQIVDVSASVYTVQLTGTSDKLDSFIQSIGTASILETVRSGVTGIARGDKVLSI; from the coding sequence ATGCGGCACATTATTTCCTTGCTTCTGGAAAACGAACCGGGTGCTCTGTCTCGTGTAGTCGGCCTGTTCTCGCAGCGCAACTACAACATCGAAAGCCTGACCGTGGCACCGACCGAAGACCCGACCCTGTCGCGTCTGACGCTGACCACTGTTGGTCACGATGAAGTTATCGAGCAGATCACCAAGAACCTGAACAAGCTGATCGAAGTGGTCAAACTGGTCGACCTGTCGGAGAGTGCTCACATCGAGCGCGAACTGATGCTGGTCAAGGTCAAGGCTACCGGTGCCCAGCGCGCCGAGATCAAACGCACTACCGATATTTATCGTGGGCAGATCGTTGACGTCAGCGCTAGCGTGTATACCGTTCAATTGACCGGTACAAGCGATAAGCTCGACAGCTTCATTCAGTCCATTGGCACCGCCTCGATTCTGGAAACCGTCCGCAGCGGCGTAACCGGCATTGCCCGCGGCGACAAAGTACTCAGCATCTAA